TCGCGGGATACCAGGTGTGCACGGCGGCCTGGTTCTTCGCCTCCCATGGCAGATCCGGCCAGGCCGCCACCAGCCGCCGGGTGGCCCGGTCGTCGTTGTCGCGGCTCAGGTCCGCCGGGTCGAGGAAGACGACATCGACGTCTCGCACCAATGTCGGGTCGAACCCGTCGCCGTACCGCTCGCCCCAGACCAGGTCGCGGATGGCGCCCGCGCCGATCCAGGCGTCCGGCAGGCCGGAGTCCCGAACGACGCACAGCGCCCGCATCAGCCACGGGCTGCGCTGGACCAGGTCTCGCAGCTCGTCCTCCCGCATCGGTCCCCCTGGTTGCCGCTGTTGATATTCCTGGTCAGTCGAACAACCGGCCCACGAGGGCGCCCTGGCCCGATTGCAGGACGTGCGCGGCCTCCAACGGTATCCAGAAGCACTCGAAGCGGGTGGGCTCCCGCTCGCCGTCATGGTCTTCCCGGCCCGCCCACCGCTCGGGCGGGGCCCCGTTGACCGCCAGCTCGAAGACGTGACGACGCTGGACCTCGAATCGGAGCGGGCTGATGTCGTACTCGACCTCCCCCAGCTCGCGCACGACGGTGAAGCCTGTCAGCCCGGTCTCCTCGCGGGCCTCGCGCAGCGCCGCGTCCGCCGGGTCCTCGCCCGGGCGGACGCTGCCGCCCGGAACCTGGATGCCCACCTCCTCGTGGCTGTAGTCGGTGTGCCGGAAGACGAGCAACCGTCCCTCCCGCACCACGTAACACAGAGCCTTGTCCACGACGGTCTTCTTCGGCACGGTGCGATCTTCCGTATCGGCATCGGGCGGGACGCGACTGCGGCAGCCCCGCTCCGTCGGTCTCGGAACCCTTGAGGCGAGTTCCTCCGG
The nucleotide sequence above comes from Micromonospora sp. M71_S20. Encoded proteins:
- a CDS encoding nucleotidyltransferase family protein, with the protein product MREDELRDLVQRSPWLMRALCVVRDSGLPDAWIGAGAIRDLVWGERYGDGFDPTLVRDVDVVFLDPADLSRDNDDRATRRLVAAWPDLPWEAKNQAAVHTWYPAKFGGDPVAPLRTIADAVATWPEYATAVAVRLDAHDRLAVCAPHGLDDLLDGVWRRNPARVSAEISRKRLARHRPTERWPGVRVVT
- a CDS encoding NUDIX domain-containing protein, whose protein sequence is MDKALCYVVREGRLLVFRHTDYSHEEVGIQVPGGSVRPGEDPADAALREAREETGLTGFTVVRELGEVEYDISPLRFEVQRRHVFELAVNGAPPERWAGREDHDGEREPTRFECFWIPLEAAHVLQSGQGALVGRLFD